The DNA sequence TAGTGCCACTAAGAAAACACCACTTTTCTCAAATGTTACAAATTTAGTTTGACTCGAAATTACAAAAAAATCTAAAAAAAATCTAAATCTGATCAGAAATGAAAATCCTTGCTAAATTTTTGAAATTTTAATGGCATTTTTACGAAATTAGCTAAAATTTGACATTCCTCTCCCATTTCACTTTTTAAAAGCAAGAATATCAGACTGTTATGCAACAGCCGAAAACCGAATTCGCTGTTTGTCCAACTGCCGGCGTTTTGCCTTTAAAATTTGTCGTCCGATTTTTTTAAGATTGTATGCACATACTCCTAAGCTTATATATCTGATATAATGGTGAATACCTCTATCAGGACAACGGTCTAATCCTCTGTGTTCCAATTCGTTGATGTTAGATTCTATTGCACTATGTTTATTTTTTAATCGCTTAAATGTACAACTGCTTTCTTCTGTTTCTTCTGCCTTGGTTCGTTTTCCCAGTTTTGGCATTATTACATTGGGGATTTCTAATTGTAATAATTCTTTGTTTTCTTTTCTCCAAAAACCTTTGTCAAAACTCCATGAAGAAATTTTGTGCTTGTTTAAAAGTCTATCAGCCAATTCAATAACAATATCCCTATCTTGCTCTGTGCTGGATAGCAACTTATGATCTACTATCAAATTATACTGATCGGTAGTTATCACCAGTTTCTTTCCTAATTCAACATTTGGTCGGCTCTTGCCTTTTTTTACCCATTCGGTATAGGTCTCAAATATTGAAAATAGTTTTTCTTCATGTGGTATTTTTTCTTTCTGTAGTATTCGCCTGTCAATTAAGTCTATGTGTTTTTCGGCTAACACTATAAAATATTCAAGAGTTATAATAAGCAAAATATCTTGCTCGTTATTTTGTGCCATATTTGGCATTTCGCTTTGAAGCTTTTTTAAAAATGCTTTTGCCTTTTTTAAATAATTTTCTGCTGCTCTGACTACTCTTTCTTCTTTCTTTTTGCCGCCGCTACTACTCGCTTTGCCCAGTTCTCGCATCAAGCCCTTGATCTCTGCTCGCCAGTTTTTCATCTTGCGCCAACCTTTATGACCTTCTTGTTTTTCTAAAAATTTATAAACAGTATCCAAACATTTACGCACACTGTCCCAAAGTAAATTATAATCAGTCGGAAAATGAACATTGCTTTCTACTACAAAACTATCTGTTTTTAAGTGCAATGCTGTGTCTTCTTTTTTTTTAAATACTTCTTTATGACCAAATTCTAATATGACTGTATTTATTTCTGTTATTAGCTCATTACTAAGCTGTGAAACATTGTCATAAATATTCTGATATTCATATTCAATTATTTCAAATCCAAAATCTCTTTCTATACCCATCAACTGCCTCATACTTCGATGGTTGTTAGATAAATTATGAAGTGTATCATAACTGGTATTTAAACAAAGTCGAACCTGAGCTAAAACAAAAATACTCCATAAATCCATCCCCTTTCTTCCTGTTTTTTTCTTGCCTGAATTAATGTGTTTTTCTAATATGCTGAATATCTTTTCATTATATTGCTTGTTGCAATATATTTCTTTCAGAGCAGATAATAATTCATCTAAAGCATTTTTGCTCTTTACCGGAATGTAGGTATCTTCAATTGGCAATTGTCCCAATCGTAATTGTTGCTCGAATCTATTTCGCATATCTGAATCTAATTTTATTATATCCCAATCTATCTTCTTAATTCTAACATTAAACACTGTTTATCAGCAATTTCAAAAGATAAAGATACAAAATAATAGTATAGATTCGAGCATTATTAAACAAACTTATTAACAATTAGGTATTAGTTATCAACATATTACATGGAAATATATCTTTTCTTAGTGGCACTAAGTATATGGATGACATAAAAACCAAATCCAAAGTACAGAAAGTAGAGAATAACACAACTAATAATCAGCGGCAGGAAATTGTTAATCATATTACCTTGTACGACACTATTAATGAATTTGGTGCAAGCAGAACAATTGAATGTATAGTTATTGATGACGAAACTAAAGAACCAATACCATTTGCAAATGTTACCTTTGCAGATAATGGAATCAATATTTCCGGTTGTATAACAGACTTTGATGGAAAATTTACTATATTATCTGTTCCTGAAGTAGATTCTTTAATCATGAAAGTGAGTTATGTTGGTTATAAGACTGAGTCGATAGATATTTCTGAGGGATTTCCTTCAGTTATTAGTTTACAGGTGTCAGCAATGCAAATACAAGAGGTTCTCATGGTTAGATATAATGATAGAGATGAAACTATAACATCCGAAGAAATCGCCAGAATGCCTGGGCGAGATGCTTCTTCAGTTGCAACAACCGTAGGTGGTGTTTACTCTGAAGATGGTCAAATTGGAAGTATAAGAGGTTCTCGTACTGAAGGTACTGCCACCTTTGTTGATGGGATAAGATTATTATCTCCTAAGTATGAAACTTTAAATAAATCTAAGTCAACTATAAAAGTTCTATCCTGGATGCCACATGCACCATATATGGAAGAACTTAGAAAAGCAAATGATGATGAATTATTAGCAATTTATTACAAACTTAAAGATGAAAACAAAAATCGTCCATCATTCTACATTCAAGTTGCAGACTTGTTTTTCGTAAAAGGAAAACATAAACAGGCAGTTAGAATCCTCTCGAATACTATAGAATTAGATTTGGAAAATCCAGAACTTCTTAAAGTAGTTGCAAGACGTTTGTTGGACGAAAAAGAGTATGAAATGTCAATTAAAATATTTACTGAAATAAAAGATTTACGTCCTGAAGAGCCACAGTCATACAGAGATTTAGCTTTAGCCTACACTAAAAACAAACAATACCAAAAAGCATTAGATATGCATTTACATATCTTAAATAGAAAATGGGGACGATTTGAGGAAATAAAAGAGGTAGTATTTAATGAGTTCAATTGGCTTATTGCTTTGCATGGAAAAGATCTGGATTTATCAGAAGTGAATAAAGATTATATAAAATCAATGCCATTGGATATACGTATTTCAATAGACTGGAGTAGCAACAACAATGATATTGATTTGTGGGTAGTAGATCCAAACGGAGAAAAATGTTATTATAAAAACAGATTTACTAAGATAGGAGGAAAACTATCAAAAGACTTTACACAAGGCTACGGACCAGAAGAGTTTTCAATAAAAAAAGCTAAGCGAGGTTTTTATACTATTTATGTAAATTATTATAGCGAATCACGTCAAAGTATCACTGGACCGGTAACTGTTTATGCAGAATTGATCACACATTACGGAACAGATAAACAAAAAACTGAAAGAATTGCAATCCAATTAGAGAATGACAGTAGTAAAAAAACAGTCCAAATAGGCCAGTTGGAATTTAATGAATAAAAGAATCTGGTAGATGAAGCAAGAGAATAATCTTTACACTATAAAATATAGAATTTTCGAGAATTTTAAGGATTTTTAAATTACAAATAGACTTAATGCGGGCAACAATGATCATATTTGCAGCTATTTCGGTTACTATTATATTCATTTTGCATTATCACTATTAATGTCTCAAAGAAAACTACATTTCCTTCAAGTGGCTTTAATAATATCCACACCTCATTTGTTTACCGATTCAACTACCAATTCAAATAAATGCATGTCATCATGTTCAGTTCCAGCTTCAGGGTGCACCGGATTTTCAGCCTCATATTTCAATACTACTACCAAATCTAAAGATGGAACTACCCCAATAATCTGCCCTCCATATCCACTTGCTAGAAAAGCCGGATGTCCTCCTACCATTGTAATATACCATTGATAACCGTAGCTATATCTTCCATAGATATTTGTTATATGATCTTTTGTTGATGTTCTCACCCAATCTTCCGACAGCAAAGTCTGATTGTCCCACTTTCCTCTATTTAAATATAAAAAACCAAATTTTGCCATATCTCTGGCTGTCATATACAGTCCAAAACTTGCAGTTTCGATTCCTTTCGTATCTCGTCGCCATGTTTGAGAAAGAGGAGTTAAATAGTCATCCCAGCTATTATAAACTATAGAGTGTGAGAGTGTGTCAAATTCTATCCCCATTGGATCGAACAGTCGTTCTTTGGCAATTTTACCAGGAGTTTTATTTGTGCTATAATATACCAAGGATGTTAGGAAATGTGAATTGCCTGAGCTATAATAGAATATCTTTCCCGGTTTATTGTTTTGCCCTCGTACTAAGGCAGATGCAACCCAGTCATCAGAAAATATCCAATCAACCCAAAGTTGCCCCGATTCTGCCCATGACAATCCAGTTGTTTGAGTAAGCACATGGTGTAAGCTTATTTCGTTGAATTCAGGATATGATGGCATCAATTCAGACATTAGTTGATCTGTAGAATTAATTGTTTGTTGATCCATGAGTATGCCTATTAGTGCTGAGCTAAAGCTTTTAGTAACAGACCAAAGATCTGTGCTTTGGTCTTTTCCTCCATTTCCATAATAATCTTCAAAAACTATGTAGCCATCTTTAATTACCAGTAGAGCTCTGGCAAGAGAGTCATTTTCAGCAAACTGATCAGCTAAGTCCATTTTTAATGGATCAATATTATGATCTTCTAAAGAAGCTAATTCCCATTCATCTGTAGGCCAATATAATCTTTCTTGAAGAGGCCAATCATAACCATTGTCTGGAACAATAAAGTCTTGATTAGAATCTTTAGTACAAGATGTTATAATTGAACATGATGTTGCTAAAAGAAATGTGATGAGGAGAAATAATGGTGATAGAAAGTTTCTGACTAAGGCGATTGAATTTTTCATATAATGTACTTTCAAATAAAAGATTGCATTAATTATTAATTTCATGACATAATTCAATTCAAAATTAATGCCAACATTAGTATATCCGGTAAACTCCGCAGATTCCTTTGGCCTTGAACTTTACTATTTTTAGAACTCCATTTTAATATTCTATTTTAGGAAATCACCTTACTAATTCTCAATTTTTTGAAATA is a window from the Bacteroidota bacterium genome containing:
- a CDS encoding ISNCY family transposase produces the protein MRNRFEQQLRLGQLPIEDTYIPVKSKNALDELLSALKEIYCNKQYNEKIFSILEKHINSGKKKTGRKGMDLWSIFVLAQVRLCLNTSYDTLHNLSNNHRSMRQLMGIERDFGFEIIEYEYQNIYDNVSQLSNELITEINTVILEFGHKEVFKKKEDTALHLKTDSFVVESNVHFPTDYNLLWDSVRKCLDTVYKFLEKQEGHKGWRKMKNWRAEIKGLMRELGKASSSGGKKKEERVVRAAENYLKKAKAFLKKLQSEMPNMAQNNEQDILLIITLEYFIVLAEKHIDLIDRRILQKEKIPHEEKLFSIFETYTEWVKKGKSRPNVELGKKLVITTDQYNLIVDHKLLSSTEQDRDIVIELADRLLNKHKISSWSFDKGFWRKENKELLQLEIPNVIMPKLGKRTKAEETEESSCTFKRLKNKHSAIESNINELEHRGLDRCPDRGIHHYIRYISLGVCAYNLKKIGRQILKAKRRQLDKQRIRFSAVA
- a CDS encoding DUF2135 domain-containing protein — translated: MDDIKTKSKVQKVENNTTNNQRQEIVNHITLYDTINEFGASRTIECIVIDDETKEPIPFANVTFADNGINISGCITDFDGKFTILSVPEVDSLIMKVSYVGYKTESIDISEGFPSVISLQVSAMQIQEVLMVRYNDRDETITSEEIARMPGRDASSVATTVGGVYSEDGQIGSIRGSRTEGTATFVDGIRLLSPKYETLNKSKSTIKVLSWMPHAPYMEELRKANDDELLAIYYKLKDENKNRPSFYIQVADLFFVKGKHKQAVRILSNTIELDLENPELLKVVARRLLDEKEYEMSIKIFTEIKDLRPEEPQSYRDLALAYTKNKQYQKALDMHLHILNRKWGRFEEIKEVVFNEFNWLIALHGKDLDLSEVNKDYIKSMPLDIRISIDWSSNNNDIDLWVVDPNGEKCYYKNRFTKIGGKLSKDFTQGYGPEEFSIKKAKRGFYTIYVNYYSESRQSITGPVTVYAELITHYGTDKQKTERIAIQLENDSSKKTVQIGQLEFNE
- a CDS encoding serine hydrolase, with the protein product MKNSIALVRNFLSPLFLLITFLLATSCSIITSCTKDSNQDFIVPDNGYDWPLQERLYWPTDEWELASLEDHNIDPLKMDLADQFAENDSLARALLVIKDGYIVFEDYYGNGGKDQSTDLWSVTKSFSSALIGILMDQQTINSTDQLMSELMPSYPEFNEISLHHVLTQTTGLSWAESGQLWVDWIFSDDWVASALVRGQNNKPGKIFYYSSGNSHFLTSLVYYSTNKTPGKIAKERLFDPMGIEFDTLSHSIVYNSWDDYLTPLSQTWRRDTKGIETASFGLYMTARDMAKFGFLYLNRGKWDNQTLLSEDWVRTSTKDHITNIYGRYSYGYQWYITMVGGHPAFLASGYGGQIIGVVPSLDLVVVLKYEAENPVHPEAGTEHDDMHLFELVVESVNK